A stretch of the Streptomyces ortus genome encodes the following:
- a CDS encoding SpoIIE family protein phosphatase, with the protein MVAATDSSLDKQKAFATGYPVGRLAATVERLRHEVRSAQAEADGRALIELAKGILVERLGCGPAQAARQLAELADQAKVTPLELAVDVINQSARDRLSDVTGAFLAGAQDNESPSAPRAESERSAAVRLREAESGALAAPDTQAVADSLLQHALTPLGAVAVAIWTAGSDGSLTLAGSAGFSPAEAGRWRYVPPGVVTAARTSLTQRRGQWIGSLAKTGLPSIGQHHFPEGGRAALPAGTGGRVHGVLEVVWPTPLEPQSPQVIRQVEALAELCAHTLETYAFVHDGDTVSEPRVLPDAAELVDLADGLQDPALVLVPYLDDGHLVDFHIHHVNSRFLDPAGRPRGLVNGALLLEAYPMAAGESELFQRVERVYATGEPFRAQRMNLTALVDQVALASVADISISRHGNSVLLIWRVEDETARLASLLQHAQRLGRIGGFEENLLTGEITWNGQLFSLYGRSPASGPVPLEELALHAHPDDAVAIGRFLRTLLHHRRPAAAAFRLQRPDEVTRHIRVVAEPVLDADGRPFVLRGAYQDISAQHWTEVALAATRDQLAHTEQQATERNRLTLQLQHAIMPPTQAPLRAPRLDVAVRYRPAETEQLVGGDWYDAVVLPSGLVLLCVGDVAGHGIEAATSMVVLRNALRGLAVTGAGPGQLLTWLNSVAHHLTGSITATAVCGIYDPDSRTLRWARAGHLPPVLVRDGEAVSLPLLKGLLLGAVPEVAYGEDEVQLAVDDTLLMYTDGLIERRDRTMEESMTQLLTTVRAAPCTLDQQLDRLLTYSRSDTDDDTCIVGIRVS; encoded by the coding sequence GTGGTCGCGGCCACCGACTCATCGCTCGACAAGCAGAAGGCCTTCGCCACCGGCTACCCCGTGGGCAGGCTGGCCGCGACGGTGGAGCGGCTGCGCCATGAGGTGCGGTCGGCCCAGGCCGAGGCCGACGGGCGCGCCCTGATCGAGCTCGCCAAGGGCATCCTGGTGGAGCGGCTGGGATGCGGCCCGGCCCAGGCCGCACGGCAACTCGCCGAGCTGGCCGACCAGGCCAAGGTGACACCGCTCGAACTCGCCGTCGACGTCATCAACCAGTCCGCCCGCGACCGCCTCTCGGATGTGACCGGCGCCTTCCTGGCCGGCGCCCAGGACAACGAGAGCCCCTCGGCCCCGCGCGCGGAGAGCGAACGCTCGGCCGCGGTCCGGCTGCGCGAGGCGGAGAGCGGCGCGCTGGCGGCTCCCGACACCCAGGCCGTCGCCGACTCCCTCCTCCAGCACGCGCTGACCCCGCTCGGCGCGGTCGCCGTGGCCATCTGGACCGCGGGGAGCGACGGTTCGCTCACGCTCGCGGGCAGCGCCGGGTTCTCCCCCGCGGAGGCCGGGCGCTGGCGCTATGTGCCCCCCGGCGTGGTGACGGCGGCCCGTACGAGTCTCACCCAGCGCAGGGGGCAGTGGATCGGCTCCCTCGCCAAGACCGGTCTGCCCTCCATCGGCCAGCACCACTTCCCCGAGGGAGGACGGGCCGCCCTGCCCGCCGGCACCGGCGGGCGTGTCCACGGAGTCCTCGAAGTCGTCTGGCCCACTCCCCTGGAACCGCAGTCGCCCCAGGTGATCCGCCAGGTCGAGGCGCTGGCGGAACTGTGCGCCCACACCCTGGAGACGTACGCGTTCGTGCACGACGGCGACACCGTCAGTGAGCCCCGTGTCCTGCCGGACGCGGCCGAACTGGTGGACCTGGCCGACGGGCTGCAGGATCCCGCGCTGGTCCTCGTCCCCTACCTCGACGACGGGCATCTCGTCGACTTCCACATCCATCACGTGAACAGCCGCTTCCTGGATCCGGCCGGCCGGCCGCGCGGCCTCGTCAACGGCGCCCTGCTGCTCGAGGCCTACCCGATGGCCGCCGGGGAGAGCGAACTCTTCCAGCGGGTCGAGCGCGTCTACGCCACCGGGGAGCCGTTCCGCGCGCAGCGCATGAACCTCACGGCCCTGGTCGACCAGGTGGCACTGGCGTCCGTGGCCGACATCAGCATCAGCCGGCACGGCAACAGCGTGCTGCTGATCTGGCGCGTCGAGGACGAGACGGCACGGCTGGCGAGCCTGCTCCAGCACGCGCAGCGCCTGGGCCGCATCGGCGGCTTCGAGGAGAACCTGCTCACCGGCGAGATCACCTGGAACGGCCAGCTCTTCAGCCTGTACGGCAGATCGCCCGCCAGCGGTCCCGTGCCGCTGGAGGAGCTGGCCCTGCACGCCCACCCGGACGACGCCGTCGCCATCGGCCGATTCCTGCGCACCCTGCTCCACCACCGGCGGCCGGCGGCCGCCGCCTTCCGGCTGCAGCGTCCCGACGAGGTGACCCGTCACATCCGCGTGGTGGCGGAACCGGTGCTCGACGCCGACGGCCGGCCGTTCGTGCTGCGCGGGGCCTATCAGGACATCTCGGCCCAGCACTGGACGGAGGTCGCGCTGGCCGCCACGCGTGACCAGCTCGCGCACACCGAGCAGCAGGCGACCGAACGCAACCGGCTGACGCTTCAGTTGCAGCACGCCATCATGCCCCCGACCCAGGCGCCGCTGCGGGCCCCCCGGCTCGACGTGGCCGTCCGCTACCGGCCCGCCGAGACCGAGCAACTCGTCGGCGGCGACTGGTACGACGCGGTCGTGCTGCCGTCCGGTCTGGTGCTCCTGTGCGTGGGGGACGTGGCCGGGCACGGCATAGAGGCCGCGACGAGCATGGTGGTCCTGCGGAACGCCCTGCGCGGGCTCGCGGTGACCGGGGCGGGCCCCGGCCAGCTGCTGACCTGGCTCAACAGCGTGGCGCACCATCTCACGGGCTCCATCACGGCCACCGCGGTCTGCGGCATCTACGACCCGGACAGCCGTACGCTGCGCTGGGCCAGGGCGGGTCATCTGCCACCCGTACTGGTGCGGGACGGGGAGGCGGTGTCCCTGCCCCTCCTCAAGGGCCTGCTGCTGGGCGCGGTGCCCGAGGTGGCGTACGGCGAGGACGAGGTGCAACTGGCGGTCGACGACACGCTGCTGATGTACACGGACGGCCTGATCGAGCGGCGGGACCGCACGATGGAGGAGTCCATGACCCAGTTGCTCACCACGGTCCGGGCGGCGCCCTGCACGCTCGACCAGCAGCTCGACAGGCTCCTCACGTACAGCAGGTCGGACACCGACGACGACACCTGCATCGTGGGCATCCGCGTGTCGTAG
- a CDS encoding STAS domain-containing protein, which yields MSIAQNPLSVEVSLPREDVVLLTVEGHLDIDTATGLQHHLANQFQHGRRHFLLDLAAVPFMDSSGMNIIIRAYQQTRELDGSVHIISPTPPVRRILDLTGVSITVPVSDSVEDSLALVDKQRSDDSA from the coding sequence GTGTCCATAGCCCAGAACCCGTTGTCCGTAGAGGTCTCGCTGCCTCGCGAGGACGTCGTCCTGCTCACGGTCGAGGGACATCTGGACATCGACACCGCGACGGGACTCCAGCACCATCTGGCGAACCAGTTCCAGCACGGTCGTCGTCACTTCCTGCTGGACCTCGCGGCCGTCCCCTTCATGGACTCGTCCGGTATGAACATCATCATCAGGGCGTACCAGCAGACGCGGGAGCTCGATGGGAGCGTGCACATCATCTCGCCGACGCCGCCCGTGCGACGGATCCTCGACCTCACCGGTGTGAGCATCACCGTGCCCGTGTCCGACAGCGTCGAGGACTCGCTGGCCCTCGTGGACAAGCAGCGGTCCGACGACTCCGCCTGA
- a CDS encoding PP2C family protein-serine/threonine phosphatase: MIRTWHISTVPDAARARVDTARLAAALGVSDMERTRLTTSLGAQLRTCLTQGGAWRLELETAGEPPEGVLLRARVTSGDEVDAAERPTWQLTVACAEDAPTTDAGGPADDHETLAEALLVADEDTARVVDRLGEQEDLVTFHREELEQTNLGVLALHAELDAAGRAQRDLLAAERKARGEAETARRRLTFLADASAVLTASLNHDEVVRRLQGLLVPEYAASVDVWLFDGDEDRVNAPRPAAAVVAARTGRPQYAADHPGDLPGVDDHPFSTLRPATPLLCIPLGTRRTPQGVLTLAPPGARWDADDVVMLIELTRRAGVAIDNARRFEHNRDIAETLQRALLTDLPATPGLQLAARYLPATHGLNIGGDWYDAFRQPDGSLITVIGDVTGHGLHAAVMMSQLRTALRAYAVDGGTPGQLLTRLHIFLHHLQPDLYATAVIARFHPDEPTLTWAAAGHPPPVLRTPDGQVHTLDAKPGAMLGIPLQQVIRDHTVTLTPGSTLALYTDGLVERRAQGIDPGIGRLAAALGTFRSEDLDADLDASADRLLHPLLSDSERDDDVCLLLCHLHSRAAELVRTPTELAF; the protein is encoded by the coding sequence ATGATTCGTACCTGGCACATCTCCACCGTCCCCGACGCCGCGCGGGCCCGTGTCGACACGGCACGCCTGGCCGCCGCGCTCGGGGTCTCCGACATGGAACGGACCCGGCTGACGACCTCGCTCGGCGCACAGCTGCGCACGTGCCTCACGCAGGGCGGCGCCTGGCGGCTGGAGCTGGAGACGGCCGGGGAGCCGCCCGAGGGTGTCCTGCTGCGGGCCCGCGTGACCTCGGGTGACGAGGTGGACGCCGCGGAACGGCCGACGTGGCAGCTGACGGTCGCCTGCGCCGAGGACGCGCCCACGACGGACGCCGGCGGCCCAGCGGACGACCACGAGACGCTGGCCGAGGCGCTGCTGGTCGCCGACGAGGACACGGCCCGGGTGGTGGACAGACTCGGCGAGCAGGAGGATCTGGTCACCTTCCACCGGGAGGAGCTGGAACAGACCAATCTGGGCGTACTGGCTCTGCACGCCGAGCTGGACGCGGCCGGCCGGGCCCAGCGCGACCTGCTGGCCGCGGAGCGGAAGGCCCGCGGCGAGGCGGAGACCGCCCGCCGCAGGCTGACGTTCCTGGCCGACGCCAGCGCGGTGCTGACGGCATCGCTCAACCACGACGAGGTCGTCCGCCGGCTGCAGGGCCTGCTGGTTCCGGAGTACGCGGCGAGTGTCGACGTATGGCTCTTCGACGGTGACGAGGACCGGGTGAACGCGCCGCGTCCGGCCGCCGCCGTGGTCGCGGCCCGCACCGGGCGCCCCCAGTACGCGGCCGACCACCCGGGCGACCTGCCCGGTGTCGACGACCATCCCTTCTCGACGCTGCGCCCCGCGACTCCCCTGCTGTGCATTCCGCTGGGGACCCGGCGGACCCCGCAGGGTGTGCTGACCCTCGCGCCGCCGGGCGCGCGGTGGGACGCCGACGACGTGGTCATGCTGATCGAACTCACCCGCCGGGCGGGCGTGGCGATCGACAACGCCCGGCGCTTCGAGCACAACCGCGACATCGCCGAGACGCTGCAGCGGGCCCTGCTCACGGACCTGCCCGCCACTCCGGGGCTGCAGCTGGCCGCGCGCTATCTGCCGGCCACGCACGGTCTGAACATCGGCGGCGACTGGTACGACGCCTTCCGCCAGCCCGACGGCAGCCTGATCACCGTCATAGGCGACGTGACCGGGCACGGACTGCACGCCGCCGTCATGATGAGCCAGCTGCGCACCGCGCTGCGCGCGTACGCCGTCGACGGCGGCACCCCCGGCCAGCTCCTGACCCGGCTGCACATCTTCCTGCACCACCTGCAGCCCGATCTGTACGCCACCGCCGTCATCGCCCGCTTCCATCCCGACGAACCGACGCTGACCTGGGCCGCGGCGGGTCATCCGCCGCCCGTGCTGCGCACCCCCGACGGCCAGGTGCACACGCTCGACGCGAAGCCCGGCGCGATGCTCGGCATTCCGCTGCAGCAGGTGATCCGGGACCACACCGTGACCCTCACGCCCGGTTCGACCCTGGCGCTCTACACGGACGGTCTGGTGGAACGCCGGGCCCAGGGCATAGACCCGGGCATCGGGCGGCTCGCCGCGGCGCTCGGGACGTTCCGTTCCGAGGACCTCGACGCCGACCTGGACGCCTCGGCCGACAGGCTGCTGCATCCGCTGCTGAGCGATTCCGAGCGGGACGACGACGTGTGTCTGCTGCTGTGCCATCTGCACAGCCGGGCGGCCGAGCTGGTGAGGACCCCCACCGAGCTGGCCTTCTGA
- a CDS encoding MarR family winged helix-turn-helix transcriptional regulator, which produces MRVTTDVPDRPQRAGHPPDTLTDQVLDAVESVVSLWWAAASAAPPRLPTRQLLALRTVRRPPELNLTALAEHLGIGLPTASRLCGRLEAAGLLQRTVQPHNRREVQLVITSQGRRLLADVTEHRSQGLTGVLAAMTPGERASLKQGLHAFHRAHARVRPQPPRLG; this is translated from the coding sequence ATGCGTGTGACCACTGACGTGCCCGATCGCCCGCAGCGCGCCGGCCACCCGCCGGACACGCTCACCGATCAGGTCCTCGACGCGGTGGAGAGCGTGGTGTCGCTGTGGTGGGCGGCGGCCTCGGCCGCCCCGCCCCGGCTGCCCACCCGGCAACTGCTCGCGCTGCGGACCGTCCGAAGGCCGCCCGAACTCAATCTCACCGCCCTGGCCGAGCACCTGGGCATCGGCCTGCCCACCGCCAGCCGGCTGTGCGGCCGTCTCGAAGCCGCCGGGCTGCTGCAGCGGACGGTCCAGCCGCACAACCGCCGCGAGGTGCAGCTCGTCATCACCTCCCAGGGGCGGCGGCTGCTGGCCGACGTCACCGAGCACCGCTCCCAGGGGCTGACCGGTGTGCTGGCGGCGATGACACCGGGGGAGCGGGCCTCCCTGAAACAAGGGCTGCACGCCTTCCACCGGGCCCACGCCCGCGTACGCCCGCAGCCGCCGCGGCTCGGCTGA
- a CDS encoding alpha/beta hydrolase → MTDTQGVRPVLEPAAAAFAEATANPPYLFDLGPAEGRKTVDEVQSGEIAKPAVDEEWITVPGGPTGEVRTRIVRPAGATGALPVIIYIHGAGWVFGNAHTHDRLVRELAVGAGAAVVFPEYDLSPEARYPVAIEQNYTVAQWIATTGADHGLDASRTAVVGDSVGGNMAAALTLMAKERGDVALVQQVLFYPVTDASFDTGSYHRFAEGYFLRRDGMQWFWDQYTTDEKQRAEITASPLRATTEQLTGLPPALVITGEADVLRDEGEAYADKLREAGVPVTAVRYQGIIHDFVMLNALRETHAAEAAISQAITVLKGALTAG, encoded by the coding sequence ATGACCGACACGCAGGGTGTCCGCCCCGTCCTGGAGCCCGCCGCCGCGGCCTTCGCCGAGGCCACCGCCAACCCGCCCTACCTGTTCGACCTCGGCCCGGCCGAAGGCCGCAAGACCGTCGACGAGGTCCAGTCGGGCGAGATCGCCAAGCCGGCCGTCGACGAGGAGTGGATCACCGTCCCCGGCGGCCCCACCGGCGAGGTCCGCACCCGGATCGTCCGCCCCGCGGGAGCCACCGGCGCCCTTCCCGTGATCATCTACATCCACGGCGCCGGCTGGGTCTTCGGCAACGCCCACACCCACGACCGCCTGGTGCGCGAACTCGCCGTCGGCGCGGGCGCAGCGGTCGTCTTCCCCGAGTACGACCTCTCGCCCGAGGCGCGCTACCCCGTCGCCATCGAGCAGAACTACACCGTCGCCCAGTGGATCGCCACCACCGGCGCCGACCACGGACTCGACGCCTCCCGCACCGCGGTGGTGGGCGACTCCGTCGGCGGCAACATGGCCGCGGCCCTGACACTCATGGCCAAGGAGCGCGGCGACGTCGCGCTCGTCCAGCAGGTGCTGTTCTACCCGGTCACCGACGCCTCCTTCGACACCGGCTCCTACCACCGGTTCGCCGAGGGCTACTTCCTGCGCCGCGACGGCATGCAGTGGTTCTGGGACCAGTACACGACCGACGAGAAGCAGCGCGCCGAGATCACCGCGTCCCCGCTGCGCGCCACCACCGAGCAGCTCACCGGACTGCCGCCCGCCCTCGTCATCACCGGTGAGGCCGACGTCCTGCGCGACGAGGGCGAGGCCTACGCCGACAAGCTGCGCGAGGCCGGCGTCCCGGTCACCGCCGTCCGCTACCAGGGCATCATCCACGACTTCGTGATGCTCAACGCCCTGCGCGAGACCCACGCCGCCGAGGCCGCCATCAGCCAGGCGATCACCGTCCTGAAGGGCGCGCTGACCGCCGGCTGA
- a CDS encoding MarR family winged helix-turn-helix transcriptional regulator translates to MSPREGSLLLEDQLCFALYAASRAVTARYRPLLDELGLTYPQYLVMLALWERDSISVRDLGTTLQLESSTLSPLLKRLEANGLLRRERRAEDERSVALHLTEAGTRLRDRADSVPLAMGDAMALTPEQDATAKHLLRLLTTNVSLP, encoded by the coding sequence GTGTCACCCCGGGAGGGCTCTCTCCTGCTGGAGGACCAGCTCTGCTTCGCCCTTTACGCGGCCTCCCGGGCGGTGACCGCCCGCTACCGCCCCCTGCTGGACGAGCTGGGACTGACCTATCCGCAGTACCTGGTGATGCTCGCGCTGTGGGAGCGGGACTCGATCTCCGTCCGCGACCTGGGCACAACGCTGCAACTGGAGTCCAGCACCCTGTCACCGCTCCTCAAGCGCCTGGAGGCGAACGGGCTGCTGCGGCGCGAACGCCGGGCGGAGGACGAGCGTTCCGTCGCCCTGCACCTCACCGAGGCCGGGACACGCCTGCGGGACCGGGCCGACTCCGTCCCCCTCGCCATGGGCGACGCCATGGCCCTGACCCCCGAACAGGACGCCACGGCCAAGCACTTGCTCCGCCTGCTCACCACGAACGTCAGCCTCCCGTAG
- a CDS encoding carboxymuconolactone decarboxylase family protein, with the protein MEARLNLMGSPTAATFVKHLSSAGKVVSDSGLPASTQELVKIRASQINGCGFCTDMHTKEATAAGETPARLNLVAAWREATVFTEAERAALELAEQGTRIADAAGGVTDEAWENAAKHYDEAQLAGLVFLISLINAFNRANVLVRQPAGDYRVGQFG; encoded by the coding sequence ATGGAAGCCCGTCTGAACCTCATGGGCAGCCCGACCGCCGCCACGTTCGTCAAGCACCTTTCCTCGGCGGGCAAGGTCGTCTCCGACTCGGGGCTGCCGGCCTCGACGCAGGAGCTGGTGAAGATCCGCGCCAGCCAGATCAACGGCTGCGGTTTCTGCACCGACATGCACACCAAGGAGGCCACCGCGGCCGGCGAGACCCCGGCCCGGCTCAACCTCGTCGCCGCCTGGCGCGAGGCCACCGTCTTCACCGAGGCCGAGCGTGCCGCGCTGGAACTGGCGGAGCAGGGCACCCGTATCGCCGACGCGGCCGGCGGGGTCACGGACGAGGCCTGGGAGAACGCCGCCAAGCACTACGACGAGGCGCAACTGGCCGGTCTGGTGTTCCTGATCTCCCTCATCAACGCCTTCAACCGGGCCAACGTCCTCGTGCGGCAGCCCGCCGGGGACTACCGCGTCGGCCAGTTCGGCTAG